Within Campylobacteraceae bacterium, the genomic segment TAAATCCGCCCCAAGTTCTTTACAATATTGAACAATGTTATATGTAAATGAATCATAATTATCAATCATAAGAATCATCAGTATTTCCCTCATCTTTGTCTAAGTAAAATTTATTATATTAATTATTCGCATTATATCAAGATAAAGTTAAATAGGAATTTTTTGTTTTTTTATGCAAAGAAGTAACAAATTTGCAAACATAATGATAACCATTACTACTATTAAGATTATTTAAAGGTAACTTTCTTTATCATTCCCTTATATAAAAAAAAAGGAAACCCATGTTTAAAAAACTTGTATTAAGTTCATTAGTATTAGCCAGCTCAGTATTTGCTGCTAACGAGGTAAATGTTTACTCTCACAGACATTACGACACAGATAAAACTCTTTTCAAAATGTTTGAAGAAAAAACAGGAATTAAAGTAAATGTTGTTAAAGCAAAAGCTTCAGCATTAATTAAAAGAATTGCTTCTGAAGGTGAAAATTCACCAGCAGATATCTTAATTACTGTAGATGCAGGAAGATTATTTCAAGCAAAATCACAAGATTTATTACAGTCTATTGAATCTGATTATTTAACAAAAAACATTCCTGCTAATTACAGAGATGTTGATAATAAGTGGTTTGCATTAACTAAAAGATCAAGAGTAGCTGTTTATAAAATTGGTTCAGGTACGGATCAAGAATTATCTACTTATGAAGATTTAGCTAACCCTAAATTCAAAGGTCAAATTGTTGTAAGATCTTCTAATAACATTTATAACCAATCTTTATTAGCTGCAATGATTGAACATCATGGTGAAGCGTATGCATTATCTTGGGCTAAAGGTGTAGTTGCAAATATGGCGAGAACTCCAAAAGGTAATGACAGAGCACAAGTTAAAGCAGTAGCTAATGGAATTGGTAAAATTGCGATTGCAAATACTTATTACATTGGTAAAATGGTTAATAACAAAGACAAATCTCAAAGAGAAGCTGTTGCAAAAATGAAAATCTTTTTCCCAAAATTTGAAAAAGGTGGAACACATATTAATGTATCTGGTGCTGGAGTTGCAAAATATGCACCTAATAAAGCAAATGCAATTAAGTTTATTGAATTTTTAGCTTCTGCTGATGCTCAAAAATTATTTGCTCAAGGAAATTATGAATATCCTGTATTAGCAGGTATAGAATCATCTCCTTTAGTAACATCTTGGGGAACATTTAAAGAAGATAATATTTCTATTAACTCTTTAGGTCAAAACAATGCAAAAGCTGTTAAAATATTCGATCAAGCTGGATGGAAATAAATTTAACGGATTTTAATAATTGAAATATTTTAAAAAACTAACAATAAGTAGCGGTATTTTAACCCTACTTATTGCTTTACCTGCTTTACTAATTTTAGT encodes:
- a CDS encoding Fe(3+) ABC transporter substrate-binding protein; protein product: MFKKLVLSSLVLASSVFAANEVNVYSHRHYDTDKTLFKMFEEKTGIKVNVVKAKASALIKRIASEGENSPADILITVDAGRLFQAKSQDLLQSIESDYLTKNIPANYRDVDNKWFALTKRSRVAVYKIGSGTDQELSTYEDLANPKFKGQIVVRSSNNIYNQSLLAAMIEHHGEAYALSWAKGVVANMARTPKGNDRAQVKAVANGIGKIAIANTYYIGKMVNNKDKSQREAVAKMKIFFPKFEKGGTHINVSGAGVAKYAPNKANAIKFIEFLASADAQKLFAQGNYEYPVLAGIESSPLVTSWGTFKEDNISINSLGQNNAKAVKIFDQAGWK